A window from Cyprinus carpio isolate SPL01 chromosome A11, ASM1834038v1, whole genome shotgun sequence encodes these proteins:
- the LOC109098812 gene encoding small nuclear ribonucleoprotein E-like, giving the protein MAYRGQGQKVQKVMVQPINLIFRYLQNRSRIQVWLYEQVNMRIEGCIIGFDEYMNLVLDDSEEVHMKTKNRKPLGRIMLKGDNITLLQSVSN; this is encoded by the exons ATGGCGTACAGAGGACAAGGACAGAAGGTTCAGAAGGTCATGGTGCAGCCGATC AACCTTATTTTCAGGTATCTGCAGAAT CGTTCCCGAATCCAGGTGTGGCTCTACGAACAGGTCAACATGCGGATAGAGGGCTGCATCATT ggaTTTGATGAGTACATGAATTTGGTTTTGGATGACTCAGAGGAGGTTCACATGAAGACCAAGAACAGGAAGCCCCTGG GGCGGATTATGTTGAAAGGAGATAACATCACATTGCTGCAGAGTGTGTCCAACTGA
- the LOC109099083 gene encoding specifically androgen-regulated gene protein-like encodes MPISDMWQDGNGLDTMGEIDSNGSCDSVVSFNSCFSDASMEYLSAEERACLMYLEETIQSLDTEDDSGLSNDESDQLPARGNVANKAAHLFSLKGLNELPSQDVPKSQFEGPLSSSSLVQNEILNYMVPTPFVLANRNSRIQTKHELAASQKKTAPKVACESNQLHEEAPRVPSEVNVIVIPPPYKINGSKDTAEEQQNKPQPENVARRGPLSYEALVHLRKSASMRRTNATEAKTEEQQVSTNKNHEGSISVAQTHTQNSQAMTTRNSKPTPPPVAPKPKMKTPHKVPMNQEGDSNSNINSTMPCPGVLSVEKLMNPEKVRAEALCKLGLLKDTNPICQQLKHSQSPANKEQNQTTSERLAPSVPARPGEQINQPVQSCSTLHQRCDLSTASSHPQHADMTSTGTSATLKHTGIVLTSSNITVLNAISQNPQSGSSTVGAKNHFTDTQMDSNELVSTKTQLHTSSRFKGFNVPVPSIGRDRREALRKLGLLKN; translated from the exons ATGCCGATAAGTGACATGTGGCAAGATGGCAATGGCCTCGACACAATGGGCGAGATTGACAGTAATGGCAGCTGTGACAGTGTGGTCAGCTTCAACTCATGCTTT AGTGATGCAAGTATGGAGTATCTCTCTGCTGAGGAGAGGGCTTGTCTCATGTACCTAGAGGAGACCATTCAGTCACTGGATACAGAGGATGACAGTGGCCTATCCAATGACGAGTCTGATCAGCTGCCAGCTCGAGGAAATGTAGCTAACAAAGCAGCCCACCTTTTCTCATTGAAAGGACTCAACGAGCTCCCTAGTCAAG aTGTGCCCAAAAGCCAATTTGAAGGTCCATTGTCATCTAGCAGCTTGGTGCAAAATGAAATTCTGAATTATATGGTTCCTACTCCATTTGTCCTTGCAAACCGCAACTCACGAATCCAAACCAAACATGAATTAGCTGCATCCCAGAAAAAGACGGCACCCAAAGTGGCTTGTGAAAGTAACCAGCTCCATGAAGAAGCTCCACGAGTACCCTCAGAGGTCAATGTGATAGTGATACCACCTCCATATAAAATCAATGGCAGTAAAGATACAGCGgaagaacaacaaaataaaccTCAGCCAGAGAATGTGGCACGTAGAGGACCACTTTCGTATGAAGCACTGGTCCATCTGCGCAAGAGTGCTTCAATGCGGAGAACCAATGCAACTGAAGCCAAAACCGAAGAACAGCAGGTTTCTACAAATAAAAATCACGAGGGAAGCATCTCTGTAGCCCAAACTCATACCCAGAACTCACAGGCCATGACAACTAGGAACTCCAAGCCCACTCCTCCACCTGTGGCCCCTAAACCTAAAATGAAAACCCCTCACAAAGTCCCAATGAACCAGGAAGGAGACTCCAACTCCAATATCAACTCAACCATGCCTTGCCCAGGGGTATTGTCTGTAGAGAAATTAATGAACCCAGAGAAAGTAAGAGCAGAGGCTCTTTGCAAGCTGGGTCTCCTTAAGGATACGAACCCAATCTGTCAACAACTAAAGCATTCACAGTCCCCAGCAAACAAAGAGCAAAACCAGACCACAAGTGAACGTCTTGCTCCAAGTGTTCCTGCAAGACCTGGAGAACAAATAAACCAGCCAGTACAAAGTTGCAGCACTCTCCACCAAAGGTGCGACCTTTCTACAGCTTCATCTCATCCGCAACATGCTGATATGACTTCAACTGGGACATCTGCCACACTGAAACACACTGGGATTGTCCTGACAAGTTCTAACATCACAGTCTTGAATGCAATTTCTCAGAACCCCCAATCAGGTTCTTCTACAGTAGGAGCCAAAAACCACTTTACAGACACTCAAATGGATTCTAATGAATTGGTatccacaaaaacacaattgCATACATCATCTCGTTTCAAAGGCTTCAACGTGCCGGTTCCCAGCATTGGAAGAGATCGGAGAGAGGCATTACGAAAACTAGGATTGCTGAAAAACTGA
- the LOC109099046 gene encoding LOW QUALITY PROTEIN: ubiquitin thioesterase OTU1 (The sequence of the model RefSeq protein was modified relative to this genomic sequence to represent the inferred CDS: deleted 2 bases in 1 codon): MFLLESIVVVLKALSELNRYRMLRLRCKAKNGTHLMQGLTHQSCVQELKDKIEELTGIPCDVQKIMVGYPPSSLDLRNGEAHLKDYPIKSGDTEGPSLDLSPVLERHVVPADNSCLFTSVNYVMEGGVYDPACAPEMRGLIAQIVASDPTAYSEAVLGKTNEDYCTWIRRDDTWGGAIEVSILSKFYQCEICVVDTQTVRVDRFGEDAGYTKRVLLIYDGIHYDPLQKVVLNSDVPAQTVFSTTDDVILAQALELADEARRKRQYTDVNRFTLRCMVCQTGLVGQKEAREHAKETGHTNFGEV, translated from the exons ATGTTTCTGCTCGAgtcaattgttgttgttttaaaggcGCTCAGTG AACTGAACAGGTACAGGATGCTACGTCTGCGCTGCAAAGCCAAGAACGGGACCCATCTGATGCAGGGCCTTACACACCAATCTTGTGTTCAGGAGCTTAAAGATAAGATTGAGGAGCTGACAGGAATACCATGTGATGTTCAGAAGATCATGGTAGGTTATCCACCATCCAGCCTGGATCTACGCAATGGTGAAGCCCACCTGAAAGACTACCCTATAAAATCAG GAGACACG GAAGGGCCCAGTCTTGACCTGTCCCCGGTTCTAGAGCGCCACGTGGTCCCTGCCGACAACTCTTGTCTGTTTACCAGTGTGAACTACGTTATGGAAGGAGGTGTTTACGACCCAGCCTGTGCGCCTGAAATGCGCGGGCTCATTGCACAGATTGTAGCTAGTGACCCCACAGCGTACTCAGAGGCAGTATTGGGCAAGACTAATGAGGACTATTGCACCTGGATCCGTCGTGATGACACCTGGGGAGGCGCCATTGAGGTTTCAATCCTCTCTAAGTTCTACCAGTGTGAGATCTGCGTCGTTGACACTCAGACTGTGCGAGTCGACCGCTTCGGCGAGGATGCGGGTTACACCAAACGAGTGCTGCTTATTTATGATGGTATTCATTATGACCCACTCCAGAAGGTGGTGCTAAATTCAGATGTTCCCGCACAGACTGTTTTCTCTACTACCGATGATGTAATTTTGGCCCAAGCTCTGGAGCTCGCGGATGAGGCGCGGAGGAAGCGTCAGTATACGGACGTCAACCGCTTCACTCTGCGCTGCATGGTGTGCCAAACTGGCCTGGTGGGGCAGAAGGAAGCAAGAGAGCATGCCAAGGAGACCGGCCACACCAACTTTGGGGAGGTGTGA